One Mugil cephalus isolate CIBA_MC_2020 chromosome 10, CIBA_Mcephalus_1.1, whole genome shotgun sequence genomic window carries:
- the LOC125015477 gene encoding leucine-rich repeat and transmembrane domain-containing protein 2-like, with amino-acid sequence MKNLDQYGQSHLESLVYTALSSLVLVLLGLQGSASGCPGVCACYGNTTDCSAVGLLSLTPILGLLSQDSLSLRVAQNNLSSLDKTELSNLSSLELLDLSQNHFSTLQPGAFSGLSNLRWLNLSINYLGIHLTTSDLNSSTVIDQSLNESQVTVGLSKEVFKGLWQLQGLDLSSNGLLWLPKGLLDGLQRLAWLSLASNRLVALDRVTFEPLVALQQLQLVGNPWECDCKLRDFKNWMEWLIYRDGQVDALQCSLPGDLRGRDIRSVPAEMFTYCLRSPTKGNATGYVTRPPCPPGRVSSTEECVRQRYRPVSVRRAHGTQIVAGVVCGTVCVMMVVAATYGCVYASLMARYQREMKNRGQPLMAESGAETDLEDGQMSSPTSPEETPPKEACGFVHGYRISSF; translated from the exons ATGAAGAACCTGGACCAGTATGGACAAAGTCATCTGGAGAGCCTGG TCTATACGGCTCTGTCCAGTTTGGTGTTGGTTCTACTGGGGCTTCAAGGCTCAGCCAGTGGCTGTCCTGGTGTCTGCGCCTGCTACGGTAATACAACTGATTGCTCTGCTGTCGGGCTCCTCTCCCTGACACCCATTCTAGGACTATTGAGCCAGGACTCACTGTCACTCCGTGTAGCCCAGAACAACCTCTCATCCCTGGACAAGACTGAGCTGTCCAACCTCAGCAGCCTGGAGCTCCTGGATCTTTCCCAGAACCATTTTTCCACCCTACAGCCTGGAGCTTTCTCTGGCCTGAGCAACCTTCGCTGGTTAAATCTGTCCATTAACTACCTCGGCATACATCTGACAACCTCCGACCtcaacagcagcacagtgattgACCAAAGCTTGAATGAAAGTCAGGTTACTGTAGGTTTGAGCAAGGAGGTTTTCAAGGGCCTGTGGCAGCTGCAGGGACTTGACTTGTCCTCCAATGGTCTCTTGTGGCTGCCTAAAGGCCTGCTGGATGGGCTTCAGAGACTTGCCTGGTTGTCCCTGGCCAGCAACCGACTTGTGGCCTTGGACAGAGTCACATTCGAGCCTCTGGTGGCactacagcagctgcagctggtggGAAATCCCTGGGAGTGTGACTGCAAGCTAAGGGACTTCAAGAACTGGATGGAGTGGTTGATTTACAGGG ATGGGCAAGTGGATGCGTTGCAGTGCAGTCTCCCGGGGGATCTGAGGGGCAGGGACATCCGCAGCGTGCCAGCAGAGATGTTCACTTACTGCCTGCGAAGTCCGACAAAGGGGAACGCTACAGGTTATGTCACTCGGCCCCCCTGCCCGCCCGGGAGGGTCAGCAGCACGGAAGAATGTGTCCGCCAGCGTTATCGGCCTGTTAGCGTCCGACGGGCACATGGCACACAAATAGTTGCGGGCGTGGTTTGCGGCACAGTGTGCGTCATGATGGTGGTCGCAGCAACTTACGGCTGTGTCTACGCCTCGCTCATGGCACGGTACCAAAGAGAGATGAAGAACCGCGGGCAGCCTCTGATGGCTGAGTCGGGAGCAGAGACAGACTTGGAAGATGGGCAAATGTCATCCCCGACCTCACCAGAAGAGACACCGCCCAAAGAGGCCTGTGGCTTCGTGCACGGTTATCGAATCAGCAGCTTCTGA